AGGAAGATGTGATTTTACAGAATGAGTCTCAAACAGATTTTTACATAATAGTCTCAGGAGCATTGGTAAGTTAATATGTTGAGAACAATTACTTGAACACATCGAATTTGTTGTTCGTGTTATTAATCAGTTATGTATACTATTGCAGGATCTACTAGTAGATATCGATGGACGTGAACAAGTAAGTATAACACATTCAACAATCATTATATCATTTTCAAACACATTAGCCTTAACTTATTTTTTCTGAAATCTGTTCACAAACAGATCATTGGGAAGGCTGTTGCTGGAGAATCATTTGGAGAAATAGGTGTTTTACTTGGAAGGCCACAACCATATGCTGTTAGAACAACtgaaatttctcaaattttatgTCTGAGTAGGAAAACATTTCTGAACATTCTTCGCGACAATCAAGAAGATGAACGGATTATAATGAGAAATCTTATTCAGGTATGTGTACAAGGATATGATCACAAATTGCGCGACACACAACTATAATGAGAAAAGTTGTAATATACACTCAACTTTCTTtgatcctttttctttttgataaatAGAACCTGCAAGGATTTGGAGGCTTTGATAATGTGGACGAGGAAAGCGATCCAAGTTTAGTCTTCAACAACTGTTCTCATGTTTCTAAGAAACATACGCCAACCAATCCTAGAGACCTGATTAGTATAAATATCCAAACTTTAGAAGCTAGAACCAAGAAACAAGTTGAAAATGAAGGTGAAAGTTGTGGACGTAAACGCCAAACAGTTCTTGATCATTCTGTAGCTCCCAAGGGGCATATTGAAATGGCTCCGAGTCTACCAGAAAGAAGGTGGAAAGAAGATCAACTCGACACAGAACGTGGAGGAAACAAAAGCATCCATGAGGTCCCCTGCTGTTCTTATTCAGGTAATAGAAGTCAAACTGGTGCAAAGGGGGGAAAATCCATCAAGAAGAGAGTTACTATTCACAAGAGAAACAACATCAATTCATTGCAGGAGCAGAATGGGAAGCTAATAATACTACCTGATACACTAGAAGAGCTATTCAGAATGGCAGGTGAGTTTTATGAAAACTATTAAAACTTTCCGAACTCTTATACGATCTTACTAAATGAGCAAATCATAGCTCATAAACAAGGTACCAGAATATCCTAAATCTCATATCTCACGTTTGTTTACAAATAAATGTTTGCAATTACGTGCTATAACAGACTTTcgaatacacataattttacaaAGATTCACTATTCAACAATAGTAATAACTAATTATTCTCTTAATATAATTCATCTACATCATACTGACAATCTCTTCATGTCGAacatttgtctttttttatataatataaacttATGAATCAAGTTTTAACCTTAATAGGTTTGAAATCCCACTTAAATTTGAGCAAAAATGATAAGTACCAACTTAATGATAACTTGGTTTAATTGCAGGTCAAAGATTTGGGGAGTACAATCTCAAGAAAGTTGTAAATGCAGAAGATGTAGAAATAGATGAGATAAATGTCATTAGAGATGGAGATCACTTGTTCTTTCTTTCAACTGATTGCTCATGTGTAGAAACTAGTACAATGTGACATCATAATTCACTATatatgttgtttgtttgcaCACTCAGAGTTTCAAAcccaaaaaattatatattgatCATGGTATCTCCAAGGGATGAAATCAAATCGGAAAAATATTAATTACCATTTACAAAATTACAAGacttatttattaccatttacaAAATTACAAGACTTTCTTCCAAGTATTACTGGAGGATGAAAACTGAACAACATATTGCTGTCAAGGTGGCACATATCTCTTACAATAATCTCAGTGGCAGTCTATCATATGTGACTCTTTGATTCTCTGTTAGCTTGGTGTGTATGCAGTTTTACTCCCTTTTACTTTGTGAAAGATAGAGAGGCGATTTCCGATAGACTCTTGGCTCAAGCAAAGCATGTCAAAAATCTTGTAAAACAAATACAATACCGGAGCTATACTAAATACAATTAAGAACAAAACAAGTAGCAATGAACAAAACACGGTAACTACAACAAAGAAAACAATGAGTAGTATTAAAATCAAGAATAAGATAGTTGGAGAGTAATAATAACAGTAACAGGTAATAATAAGGAAACTAGACAATGTTCGACTATCTACTAACTTCTACCCTAATAATTCTTGACTCCAAATCTTCTTATCTAGGATCATATCATTGGTAAGTTGTAGGTGTGTCATGTTTTGTCTAATCACCTATCCCCAAGAGGCCAAGACTTTTTCAGTCTTCCTCTACCTCTCTTTATACTCACTATAGTCAACCTCTCAGACCTCTTCAATGGGGGTATTTGTGCATCTTCTCTTCATATGGCCGAACCATCTCAATCTCGCTTCTCACATCTTGTCCATCATGTCCCAAATAGTTTCATTTCTGTTTTAGTGGAGGGTTTCTTCAAACAATAAGGGACTGCGTCAACTATTCAATCAAATGTTATTGAACATGTTTTCCATCTCTTCTCGAGAAATTATCTCTCCTAGGATCGATGCTCACACATCCATTCCAACACTCATTGCCACTACTCTCATCTTCTAGACGTGCGAGTTATTGACCGACTAACATTTTGCCTCATACAACATAGCTGGTTTGACCACTAATTTATAAAACCtacctttagagtttggaggtACATTCTTATCTTATCACACAAGTTACCGGATGTAAGCTTCCATTTCATCCACCCTACTCCGATATGATGTGTAACACATCGTCAATCTCTCCATTTTCTTGGATTATTGACCACAAATACTTGAAACATTTTTTCTTAGAGATGAATAGTGCATCAATATTTTACTTCCACATCTACCACGTGTGTTACGTCACTAAACTTGCACTCCGAGTACTATCTTAGTTTTGCTCAACTTGAACCCTTTAGATTTCAGGACATGTCTCCTAACCTTGGGTCTTTCATTAACTTCATCGCAAGCCTCGTCAATCAAAATTATGTTATTCGCAAATCGCATACATCATGACACCTCTTCTTAGATATGTTGTGTCAGTTTATCTATCACATTCACCAAGGTAACAAGAAACGGGTTTAGAGTTGATCCCTGGTATAACCACATCATGAATGCAAAGTGTTTGAGTCTTCTCCAACTGTCATCACTTGCGTCTTGGCTCCATTATACATATCCTTATGTTCTAATGTAAACTACTAGTACATATTTAGCCTCCAAACATCTCCATAGAAACCCTTCACTCCAGAAACTTTGTTGTAAACTTTTTCTATGTAAGTCCTTCCTCTCCCTATATTGTTCCATCAATCTCCTTAAAAGATGTATGGATTTTCTAGTTGAATGTCTGACATGAAATCAAATTAATTCGCGGTGATACTCTTCCTTATACTCATCTTCATTACCCTCTCTCAAACTTTCATTATGTTGCTTAGAAAATTGATAACCCTATAGCTGTTGCAATTTTGACTTGAGATCATTGTACTCCACCTTCATGCCTAAAAACGATGTTAAACAACCTAGTTAGTCAATCCATACCTGCTATTCATGTGTCCTACCAAAATTTCACCGAAATCTCATTTGGCTCAATCGCCCTATCCCTTCTCATCTAACGAATAACTCCGTTAACCTCCTCAACTTGATACCCCAATGATGCCCAAAATCTCCCCAATTCTCCTAAGCTACAATTAGAGTAGCTTTATCTAATGGCTTCTTAATtaaaattctctctctctctctctatatatatatataaagagcacacaaacaaagaaaaaataccAACTTATGGGTAAATTTACATGTAACTATTATATATTTGAATGACGAtgaataatttgaatttcatgTAACGATAAAAGAACCCAAAAAGGTTGAAATCGAAGAAccaattctattttattttttttatttttacatttagcAAATGATACGAATTATCTTAAAGTAAAACCCAGCTCAAACACTAAGATAAACACTCATACAAGTAGGGATAAAATGCTTGTATAGTGGTAGTCCCTCACTAAAGAGACACCAATTCaagtgaaatttttattttgttgaataaAGCTGGATCCAAATTCACTTTcaagaaaatgattttcttctttccaAAATGAACCAACATTTGTGAAAAACTAAATGCtttaaaatgaagagaaaaaaaattccaacACATGAAACATTTTAGTTTTTCTGCAATCTTAAGCCTCATCACCAAATAATCTTTATCCCATTGTACCAAATTTCGTCAAGCAACATAAAGGGTTTGAGTTTTGTCCTTGAAGGAAAATGTAACTCAAAGCTAAAAATGTATCATGCTTGAAGGGGCAAAAACAATTCACAAATTCTAGAACAACTGAAAGCAAACATTGCCCATAACAGAGAATCGAGTACAAGCATAACAAGAGCGTTTTTCTTCTTATAGGCGGCTGATAACATCTTCCACCTCAGAAGGGGAGTAGAGGTGATAAGTTGGTGATACCCTCGCAATATCAACGTTATTGGGAGTCACCTGAAATCGAATGATATGTGATTTTCAATCCATAGCAGAGGTAGAGCATACAGATGATAATGAAAATGCAGTGTCATGGAGATTACCTTTTCTTCCATCACTTGCTTTAGAATTGACAGCGCTATGGTTTCGGCCTCCTTGAGGGTAAGGTCCTGCAGAACAGCAAATAATTCACTTCAGATCGGCTTTCAAAACCATAGTATACCAATTACTTGGGTCCAGAAATAGTTGATCTACTACTCTAGTCATAGTAAATTGTCagtgatttttttctcttttttctgaGAGGACGAAGGTTTTAGGGGAGGTTAAGATCATAAAAATATCCAAATCCACGAAGAATAAACAATGTACAAAAGATATGACAGTTtaactagaaaataaaaatcaaacttatataCCTTGTTGAATTGCTCCTGAAGAGAGCTGTCAGCACCTTCTGAACCTGAACCAATGGCTTTTGCATTGCATTGCCAGAAAGTGCCAGAAGGATCAGTATAGTATCTGCATATCAAAAGGCCTATTGTTGTTAGTGGCAACAAGGTACCAGATGGCCACTAGGATGAATTTAAAGGATAACAGCAATTAGGATTTCAACTAATGGCTGCACAGCCAACTAGCTCAGTACGGCTATATTTCCTTCAAAGTATATGTACAATACACAGTAGCCCACTTAATTCTTGAAATAACATAAATGTAATAGTTACAATTTTCATGTTAGAAGGTTATACCAGAATATGAGAATTATATAACTACTTCTAGCATTAGAATTATAGTATCATCATTGTTTGCTGGTTTCAGTTGTCTTGTGTTTCCcatgaaataaatataaataaggcAAGTCACATCCATGCCTAGAGTAGCACAAGCTCATTATAAGTTGTGAGGAAGTCCACGCTAACAGAAAATGCAACTGACTACCTAATTAAGCAATATTAAATGGGAGAATATTGAGACAAGGGAAAGAAGAGGGAAACGTCGCAccaaagtgatttttttttcccttttcaaaACCCAGTCAGGTTCACTAAATGAAATAAGAATTAAGACCTACTGACATGCGTGCATGTGTGTGCACATGTACATAAAGCTAATTATTCAAGGAAGTTACatggaaaaaggaaagaaagaaaaagaggaagcTTGGATCATAATCTTGTATGCAGATTTGATGAATGGCAAGAATTACTGGGATAGAAACTGCAGCGCAACATGTCCACAGAAAGTTATTCCATGTTGGTAAGGGGTTGAACTAGCAGGCAACCAACTTTTTTATCAGCAGAAAATATATGGGATTTGCTAATGCACAAACCATGAAGAAGCAGCAGTCATGTACTCATGATACAAAGAAGTCACTAGCGTTCAGGACAAGCACAATAtatcatttcatttatttacAAAGAGAAATAAGGCAAGGGATGTATATGGGTATAAATTGTGGTACTCAGGAATCTCGAGAAGTAGGAATGGAATAGGCATTTAGAAATAGGGGAACATCAGGAGCAAGTGGTAGAGGTAAGGAGGGTGCATGACAGGATGGTGGTTATTAAGCTAGTTGTTGGTGGGCTTACTTTTAACATAATTGGTGCTTACGCATCAGAAATGGACCTGAACGATGAGGTCAAAAAGCACTTTTAGGAGAATTTGGATAAGATAATACAAGGTATCCCTCACACCAAGAAGATATTCTCATGCGAAGATTTCAATGGCCACACTGAGACAGGGGCTATGATGATGTGCATGGTGATCTTGGTTTTGGGGGTAGAAACCAATGTTTTGGACGGCGAAAGGTGACAAGGGTCTGTGAGGCAAGCGGCGAGGCACTCGCATTTTGTAAGTGTGGCACCaataaataccaaaaaattaaaatgcttaattgcatatatataaataatcaaaatctcaaTACATATTAccaaatatttcaattcaaaaactgaaaatagGTGGTTCATACTAAAAgtctagaacttgaatttgaaaaaaacagAACAAAAGTCAATACAGTGAGAAGATAACAGAGGTAGAAGTAACTCTGAagactgaagaagaagaaaaaagaaacagaagagaaaagaagaagaaaagaagaaatgtGTATTAGTTGGACATTGGAGTCGCCCGTAAAAGTCTGGGTGGTCGCCGGAGAAGTCTAGTCGAGTAGACTTGTTGGAGTCGCAGTCCAAGAGTGCAACTGTGCAAATTCcaaagaaaaccctaaaattacCTTCTCACTTTTAAACCTTAAATTGGTCtgtttttaagaaaatacaaaaggCAACACATTTCTCGCCTCTCGCCTTTGTCACCATTGTCTCCATGGCGTCACCTTTTGAATATCGCCTCGCCACAAAGCTAAAAGGTGATGAAAGGTGATGAAGGGTCGCCTCGCCTTGCCTCTCGCCATTGGCAATGAGGCGATCGCCTGTCACAACACTGGTAGAAACAAAGGAGGAGTTACACTCTTGGATTTTGCAAGGTCTTTTGATTTTGTGATAGCTAACTCGAGTTTCAGAACTAGGAGCAGTTGGTCATCTTTCGTAGTATGATGGCAGAGACTTTAAGCGATTATCTACTCCTAAGGAATAGTGATAGAGGTCTATATTTCCATCATAGCTCTTTTCTACTCTATTATTCAAACCTGTTTTGGAAAAAACGTTTTCTTTTTTTGACAAAGAACCTGTTTAGGAAAAACGCTTTGATTGAGCCAAGGGTCTATTTGAAATCTACCCTACAAAGATAAgagtaaggtctgcgtacacccCACCCTCCCCGGAATTCAtcacactgggtatgttgttgtacaAAGAGAAAATGAATGAAACTACATGAAACTAAGTGGACTATAGGACTCTGTAAAGACGAAGCAATGGAACAACtcgaaatattttttcaaacttGAGAAGCACGGAATATAAGGTCATAAATAGGAGGCTTAATTGTGTTTGGCTATTAAGCTGGCGGACCCAATTTTCATGGCCATGTTCCTCAAAATCGAAGGTACaggagaaaaaaaagttatatattcacTTGCATTCTAAAGAAAATTCAGAACAtgataacaatcaaaacaagaaCAAGATGAACAAACTGATAGATGATAGCATGCAGCTACACCGGATATGATCAAACACAAACAGAGAAGAAACTATAGAGTGTACTGCCATATTTTCCAACAATCTCGTGGGAAGCAAATACTTACAAGCTAGGACCATTCTCATCATGACCAGCAATGAGAAGTGATACTCCAAAAGGTCTGGACTGCAAGATACCAAAGATAATGCATTTAGGTGTGAGACTTGAATCTTCCACTAGTTGAAATAGGAAAAACAAGGAACGTCAATCCATTCATGTTGATGAGTTGAGTCAATTTAGTTCTAGATAGCGTGTTTGCTCCTTTAATAGAATTTTAGATATTAGTTCACATCATTTCTGTTTAATAGATTTTTCaagagaagaaaaacaaaacagcAGACACTAGGTTAGCACAACAAAAATCTTCTATGCAATGAGCCAGATCCACAcagaaaaaaacattattaaCCAGGACATCCACTCAGATTATAGATATATACCagccacataaaatgaaacagcTCAATTCAGTCAATGAAGTACAATTTTTCCCCACTCAAGTAGCAACACGAACAAGAAAATCTAATGGTCTAACTATATTTGAGCTCCTGagattttaatcaaaataaacgggaataacaaaatattttaaccaCACataattttggtcaaaattagACAGTAATGAATTgagattttgaatgttttttgCTTGAAGGATGCTTGTGCCCAACTAGCATAGCAAAACTGCTAAGTCAAAGAAAAGGTGCTAACCATAGACTCTTCATCACCCTCACCAAATCGCAGGGCCAAATCACACAGAGCTTGTGTTGTGGACTCAACAGTCATGGGCTCGCCATAAGAGAATCTGTGATTCTATTGAAAAAGAGGGAATAGATAAGCAGGCTTAGTCAGTGAATTTTCAAATGCATAGTATGTTTTGAAGTTGAACCCTTAGCTCTAAATACCTGAGTTTCAACTCGGGCATGTTCAACGAGAGTCCTTGCATCAGCTATCAATCCACTCATTGCACATCCAATATGCTCATCAATTTCCATAATTTTCTCCACACTGCTTGGCTCCTGTAAGATCAAGAATATCAAATCTGAGTCACGAATGATAAAAATACAGATAAACAGAGAGATTagcaaaataaaaagtatttcttgtattttaaGAAAAAGTATGTATCCTATTTGGGATCCGGTAATTAACTCGCAGAAAGTCATAACCAAGAAAGCATAAAGAAGTGCAAGAGGCAACAAATAGAAAAGTTCTTTAATCTCAAAACTCCTGATCTTAAAAAAGCTCAGCCTTTTCTTGTATTGACTTCaacactacttttttttttagctatTAGTATGATTTAAGTCACTTCCTAACATTCTACCTAGCACTAGATAGTGTGGTTTAGTTCTTTAAAGCGTATCTTGTCACAAGAAAGTAGAAAATTCAAGTTTAGACCTACAGGATGACATCCTCTCAACCAAAAGAAGGCTTTGACCTCTCTATCTCCCATATTAGCTATTGTATAGATAATAGTACAGCGAAAATGACCATATAAATGATAAATGCACCAACTGTGTATCAActccaattcaaattcaaggccACCTCATTTGTTGTGATTGATCAATTTACAAAGAATCCAAAGGATATAAGTTACTATGCATTAGCTTCTTAAAGAAGAGATGTTCAGCAACATGAAAATTCTTTCACAACAAACAAGATCCTGAACATGTATTACTTCACGTTACATCAAAGAGCTCCTATAATccttaattttcaaaatactCGAATtgttcttataaaaaaaaaagtaggaaaAGGTACAAATTTGCCCCTGGACAATccaaaattattcaatttattccTCCATTACAGTTATGGTCCTTTCACCCTTCCTTCTTTTGCACACTTCGACTAATTCCACAAGACACCTGCCACCTCCTACCAGCAACATATACCAAATAATTatgtccaccaaggctaggacagatGAAAAAATATCACCTAGAGTTTTGTATTTGGTCCATTCACCCTTGCCTTTAGCAAATTGTCTCATATCAACCCCATTGTAGTCCATGAAGGACTAAAAAAGTTCATAACACAATGATTTGTTATTCCGTCAAATCAGCTACACATATAACCCAGTTACCATAATAACAACCAAAAATCAGAAACTCATATGAAAGGAAAACAAAGAGCACAAACCAGAAGTGGAGAGGTAATTCGCTTCTCAACAGCAAGAACAACTCCTTCCTTGGTCTTTATCCCAATTGCCGTTGAACCCAACTTTAAAAACccacaaaaacaacaaaaacctTAACCTAAATAAACCATTTAAATCATACAAATCCACATGATAAATCCAGCTATAATATTACCTTAATGGCTTCAATAGCATATTCAACTTGAAACAACCTTCCTTCAGGAGAGAAAGTGTTGACACCTCTATCATACTCAGTTCTTCAAAGACCCAAATGGCCAAAACACCGAGAAGTAAGATCTTCAAAGATTTGAAAACGATAAAGGGACATAACTGTATTGAGAGCAAACCCTAGATTAAGGCTAAAAATGCAGCTTACCTAGTGAGAAACATCTTCGATCTGATTCGTCACAGCTTTGAGAATCCGCGATAGCTAAGAACTGACTGAGAATCGATTTGTTCTACTTGTTTTTAACTTGAGTGACAAGCCATTTCTGCAGAAATAGCGTATTTGGAGCGTTGCTTGCTTCGGTATTTTCCGGGTCAGATTTTCTAACCCGTTTACATAGAAAGGGGGAAAAGATTTGGGCCCAAAATAAGGGTTTCCTAAGAGGcacttttaaaaaaggaaaaattacaaaattccaccttttagtttacttattaccattatcctcTATAAGTTTTATAAATCTCCAAAGTctctcattttcgcgcatcagattagtgtatcatgtataaaatatacATCAGATTAGTATATCATACATAAAATGTAATGTTTCTTACTTAatgattaatgtatctcgcgcatcagattaatgtatcagcgtttatattattgtatccatTTAAGGGATttctataattataaaattttaagggatagattgtaattttgccttaaaagaatgtgatttctgtaatttgtccTTTAAAAAATAGCAAAGATTTGAAATATAATGAGTCAAAATAGTTATAATTTGCTTATTACGATTTGTAACACATGTTAGAAGGGCAGAAAGGTgagcgagattgagagagggaggagagaggcgagcaagagaggacaaagagaggagagaggcgaattatatttgtatatctgcTGGATAATTGCATATATGTACtagtatgtatatgtatcaatggttgtatttatatatctgctagataattgtatatatgtaattttatgtatatgtatcaatgaatacaatTGTATTAACGAATACAATTTGTAtctataaataaattgtatcaGCGAGTACAACTGTATCAAGttcaacatttgtatttgtttaattgattgttattatttgtatcaatgatgtatcaattgtattaaCGAATACAATTTTTATCCGAATACAATTGTATCAATGTTGTATAAAGTTCactattttgtatttgtataatgaTTGTTATCATTTGTATCGATGTTGTAtcagtaaattaaataaatgtgtatttgtattttgtaaCACTAAAGAGGATCTATATAGTTAACACTTATcaaatgtatttatttaattgattgttatcatttatatttgtatatataatactaTGAACATTACTATCTACATAATTGATTGTTATAGTTTGTATTTTTATAGAAAGAGAGGAAGCAGAAAGAGGCGAGAAAGAGAGATGGGGTAGGGataggagagaggcgagggaaAGATGATAGAGAGAGCGGAGAGAGGAAGACACAAGAgagaaaataacaacaaaattctAACTAAAGTTATAAATTctaattctttcaaattataGTGGTGTATTGTAAATAACATCAGAGTCAATGCATCAATAGTGTGTCGCAGTCGTCTCAACATTAGGTGGGGGAGAGTGACATGACCCACCATATCATCATGACATTTAGATTCCACGTGGTATAAAACTATCCATGTGGAAGGCCTGCATTAGAAGAAGAATAGTCCTTGGTGGAAAATTCTATAAATATATGAGTATGTCGTGGTCATCTCAACATTAGGTGGAGGTGAGTGTCATGACCTATCATGTCATCATGCCACTTAGATGTCATGTGTATAAAACTATCTATGTGGAAGGCTTACACTGGAAAAGGATAGTCTTTAGtggaaatttttataaatatatggaGAATTCCTTCGAAGACTTTAGAATTTCATGAATTTGCATAGAAGATTCTTGGAATCTTCTAGTTATGTTAAGCATTCAAAAAAGGACTTATTTGTAAATATGTAAGAGCTTATAAAATAACCATTAGTTATATATTAGCCCTTAGGTgtgtagtataaatagaggggcaTTTATTTGTAACATAATCAAGCAAATCTTCCAACTCTTGAGCAATACAAAAACTTTTTAAGCAATTCTCTTGTACCTTTCTTCATTCCCTTAGCACTGTAATATTAAAAAGGCTTACTTGCGCTTGCAAGATGGTAAAAAAATCGTGAGCGAGTTGTCAAGTGTCGCACGATGTGCTTAGTAGAAGTCTAAGTCTGTGACAATGCGTT
This genomic stretch from Solanum stenotomum isolate F172 chromosome 10, ASM1918654v1, whole genome shotgun sequence harbors:
- the LOC125842429 gene encoding proteasome subunit alpha type-5 is translated as MFLTRTEYDRGVNTFSPEGRLFQVEYAIEAIKLGSTAIGIKTKEGVVLAVEKRITSPLLEPSSVEKIMEIDEHIGCAMSGLIADARTLVEHARVETQNHRFSYGEPMTVESTTQALCDLALRFGEGDEESMSRPFGVSLLIAGHDENGPSLYYTDPSGTFWQCNAKAIGSGSEGADSSLQEQFNKDLTLKEAETIALSILKQVMEEKVTPNNVDIARVSPTYHLYSPSEVEDVISRL